From Anopheles coluzzii chromosome 3, AcolN3, whole genome shotgun sequence, the proteins below share one genomic window:
- the LOC120955290 gene encoding ATP synthase subunit g, mitochondrial translates to MASLANKGSTLVSTLMTQARPKFNVFMKYAKVELTPPSPGDIPAIRDGIARLISGARTGAWKNLTVREAWLNTLITMEVCFWFYAGECIGKRHLVGYKV, encoded by the exons atggCTTCGCTGGCAAACAAGGGATCGACGCTGGTTTCGA CGCTGATGACCCAGGCGCGTCCGAAGTTCAACGTGTTCATGAAGTACGCCAAGGTGGAGCTGACCCCCCCGAGCCCCGGCGACATCCCGGCCATCCGCGACGGTATCGCGCGCCTCATCTCGGGCGCTCGCACCGGCGCCTGGAAGAACCTGACGGTCCGCGAGGCCTGGCTCAACACGCTGATCACGATGGAGGTGTGCTTCTGGTTCTACGCCGGCGAGTGCATCGGCAAGCGTCACCTGGTCGGCTACAAGGTCTAA
- the LOC120955291 gene encoding uncharacterized protein LOC120955291 — translation MLQKKARPGYKKIIKTSAKTLIVVEALLFAVSYAGWYRLNTNREFRYYVKENYPSILEAYYQLGETLGGDKSIRTYDDNVWQQEQQQAAKK, via the exons ATGCTACAGAAGAAAGCCCGTCCAGGGTACAAGAAGATCATCAAAACCTCCGCCAAAACGCTGATTGTTGTCGAAGCCCTGCTGTTTGCCGTGTCGTACGCGGGCTGGTACCGACTGAACACGAATCGCG AGTTCCGGTACTACGTGAAGGAAAACTATCCGAGCATTTTGGAAGCTTACTACCAGCTGGGGGAAACACTCGGCGGTGACAAGAGCATTCGCACGTACGACGACAACGTTtggcagcaggagcagcagcaggcggcgAAGAAGTAG
- the LOC120958162 gene encoding neuronal acetylcholine receptor subunit eat-2-like isoform X1: protein MAQTVGKYMCVALFVLVTVALGQVVAQSEGAAVWAPTWADTLKKDLLKGYDPSIRPSQHYNVTTVETGITITHVEINEIKSTLSVYGWMKFKWYDARLAWEPQLNGNVTQLFLNQSAIWQPTLDEKGPLVKVTSNGLLEYTNALQQQSKCTIQWQRWPFDTQQCRMLFSPWAEVDGMEIHVKMLKYEIAQGTMWTVMNMTLETHTAIDVHETPVHRGTHLVVELKRNSGIYRSTITAPACVLILMNLLSFWLPPNCGEKLILNAINVLITCMFLIHFNEYLSYYTTSTPTVVLFFGQSLYLSGFCLLMTVVLECVVKSNSKKPLHPALKKLITFELIAMIISTNKTDEKCLGDEMCETLQDEQEVEEALSSTRQRPTATPEQDWLLFVTLLERIVFALYVIILSLMLALYF from the exons ATGGCCCAAACAGTGGGAAAGTACATGTGCGTGGCATTGTTTGTGCTGGTGACGGTTGCATTGGGTCAGGTGGTGGCCCAAAGTG AAGGAGCCGCTGTGTGGGCCCCAACCTGGGCGGATACTCTGAAGAAGGACCTGCTGAAGGGTTACGATCCTTCGATTCGCCCTTCGCAGCACTACAATGTGACGACGGTCGAGACTGG CATCACCATTACGCACGTGGAGATAAACGAAATCAAATCGACCCTTTCGGTGTACGGATGGATGAAGTTT AAATGGTACGACGCCCGGCTTGCCTGGGAACCGCAGCTAAACGGTAACGTAACGCAACTATTCCTCAACCAATCCGCCATCTGGCAACCGACGCTCGACGAAAAGGGTCCGCTCGTGAAGGTTACCAGCAATGGTTTGCTGGAGTACACGAATGCGTTACAGCAGCAGTCCAAGTGTACGATCCAGTGGCAACGGTGGCCCTTCGACACGCAGCAATGCCGGATGCTGTTTTCCCCGTGGGCCGAGGTGGACGGAATGGAAATTCACGTGAAAATGTTAAAG TACGAGATAGCCCAGGGAACCATGTGGACCGTGATGAACATGACGCTGGAAACGCACACAGCCATCGATGTGCACGAAACGCCGGTACACCGTGGTACCCATCTCGTGGTGGAGCTGAAGCGCAACAGTGGCATCTACAGGAGCACCATTACAGCACCGGCCTGCGTTCTGATTCTGATGAATCTGCTCAGCTTCTGGCTGCCACCGAACTGTGGCGAAAAGCTCATCCTCAACGCAATCAATGTGCTGATCACGTGCATGTTTCTGATCCACTTTAACGAGTACCTTTCGTACTACACCACCAGCACGCCGACCGTTG tattatttttcGGCCAAAGTTTGTACCTATCCGGGTTTTGTCTGCTGATGACCGTCGTGCTCGAGTGCGTGGTGAAATCAAACTCGAAAAAGCCGTTACATCCCGCCCTGAAGAAGTTGATCACATTCGAACTGATCGCTATGATCATTTCGACAAATAAAACCGATGAG AAATGTCTCGGAGATGAAATGTGTGAAACGCTGCAGGATGAACAGGAAGTGGAAGAAGCACTGTCTTCCACCCGGCAAAGACCGACCGCTACACCGGAACAAGACTGGCTGCTGTTCGTCACACTGTTGGAGCGAATCGTGTTCGCCCTATACGTTATCATACTGTCCCTAATGCTAGCTTTATACTTTTAA
- the LOC120955286 gene encoding tubulin-specific chaperone C yields MEELIDGGALNGKEKITELLNRRHKERELHIQAAKLERQKDAEGTEALQYFELSFEEKVKQIRNTLDGVAASDQKAQVFADCQNEIYDLQRYLSSSTFFLNEYRIKVCQNTINELGKLLDTLRNELLPKKKFGFKSKKIVKMISDKDAKDREDGGQVAEKTGASAENHIKWTFSERAGELIELRPAAVNDQTITASKLKNCLVRIEGHPGSLQFAQLDNCVVVCGPTARSIFLDDCTGCKFVVACQQLRCHRSRDCDMYLNVTSRAIIEDCSGIRVAAYNYRYENIEEDFRQSGLDLSCNNWHTLDDFNWLSTDKPSPNWSLLEGEQTIADWDSYLQRFQQQHSLASVNH; encoded by the coding sequence atggAGGAACTGATCGACGGTGGTGCGCTGAACGGCAAGGAGAAGATTACGGAACTGCTGAACCGACGGCACAAGGAGCGGGAACTGCACATACAGGCAGCGAAGCTGGAACGACAGAAGGATGCGGAAGGCACGGAAGCGTTGCAATACTTTGAGCTTTCGTTCGAGGAGAAGGTGAAGCAGATCCGCAACACGCTGGACGGGGTGGCGGCCAGCGACCAGAAGGCGCAGGTGTTTGCCGACTGCCAGAACGAGATCTACGACCTGCAGCGGTACCTGTCCTCGTCCACCTTCTTCCTGAACGAGTATCGCATCAAGGTGTGCCAGAACACGATCAACGAGCTGGGCAAGCTGCTCGACACGCTGCGCAACGAGCTGCTGCCGAAGAAAAAGTTTGGCTTCAAGAGCAAAAAAATCGTCAAAATGATCAGCGACAAGGACGCCAAAGACCGGGAGGACGGCGGGCAGGTGGCAGAAAAGACGGGCGCGTCCGCCGAAAATCACATCAAATGGACGTTCAGCGAGCGGGCGGGAGAGCTAATCGAGCTCCGGCCCGCTGCGGTGAACGACCAAACGATCACGGCTTCGAAGCTGAAGAACTGTCTCGTGCGCATTGAGGGCCATCCGGGCTCGCTGCAGTTTGCGCAGCTGGACAACTGCGTGGTCGTGTGCGGTCCGACGGCACGGTCCATCTTTCTCGACGATTGCACCGGGTGCAAGTTCGTCGTGGCGTGTCAGCAGCTTCGCTGCCACCGTTCCCGCGACTGTGACATGTATCTGAACGTGACGTCGCGGGCAATCATCGAGGATTGCAGCGGCATACGGGTGGCCGCGTACAACTACCGGTACGAGAACATCGAGGAGGACTTCCGGCAGTCCGGGCTGGATCTGTCCTGCAACAACTGGCACACGCTGGACGACTTTAACTGGCTGTCGACCGACAAACCGTCCCCGAACTGGTCGCTGCTCGAGGGGGAGCAAACTATCGCCGATTGGGATTCCTATTTGCAACGCTTTCAACAACAGCACAGTCTCGCGAGTGTAAACCATTGA
- the LOC120955285 gene encoding protein HIRA homolog, which produces MKIFQPNWVHHDEKSIFSIDIHPSGERFATGGQGCDSGRVVIWNMAPVLSEQAEANKSVPRVLCQMDNHLACVNCVRWSGNGLMLASGGDDKLVMIWKKTLSGSGGGIGAFGGGGGKSVEHWRCISTLRGHAGDVLDLAWSPQDRWIASCSVDNTIIVWDAQQFPKIVHVLKGHTGLVKGVTWDPVGKFVASQSDDRSLKVWKTTDWSCFKTITEPFEECGGTTHILRLSWSPDGQYLVSAHAMNGGGPTAQIIERDGWKCDKDFVGHRKAVTCVRFHNSILKRSAPKTNKLQQYCCLAVGARDRSLSIWLTALQRPLVVIHDLFQDSILDLSWSCDGYTLLTCSGDGHIACLQFTAQELGTPLSEEDKNILYQRMYGKNANIDLTAQAEKEMIVENSDFLNVSKSNPLPPTLIPQQQQQQPQLGGMRQDGAGKVVQPASQPAAAIKSSSSLAAPTPILKQIETKTADGKRRITPMFIPLNDDNGPASHATNNIMPSSIEFGSKSSETSTVEIKQRAHEEPTIIPPPAERATGEPTSKLDNRLKKMATAPPQKAEPMTVPTDPQQQQQQQLSAPSSTIQPAANQKLMDRTRQPATYPTGKATVIQGHSFKAFGEVRVQIQNNTVKTSYGTLSRVVGVVVTAQRVERKLWETVVGSPIVCFAVGAKYAIVCSQDHTIRMVDIKTGTPVFPVLSLTSPAVLSAFSSNSQLAGVVTESGILRIWSVPEKAVLLSTSCAEIMSGSFVTILHVSDKGMPFIVLSNGSSYSYCRKLDSWMLINSSDPVIRHGLIGNKTNAPVRNIKTYPLSTIQSYGSFSGPKTNSFAELHSASWQTSAAIAFIENQIKICEMIASPAELKYWYSMLGFQLALNGSEEKIRQVLDDLLGASHNSLDPCRTLAGDDADDRSVLGISKQLLMEDVLNHLKTQTKWQRIYTEYLDQLKFLKERDGGRDKPLME; this is translated from the exons ATGAAGATTTTCCAGCCAAATTGGGTCCATCACGATG AGAAATCCATTTTCTCGATCGATATTCACCCGAGCGGCGAACGGTTCGCTACCGGCGGGCAGGGATGCGACTCGGGCCGGGTCGTGATCTGGAACATGGCGCCGGTGCTGAGCGAGCAGGCCGAAGCGAACAAAAGCGTGCCGCGCGTCCTCTGCCAGATGGACAACCATCTGGCGTGCGTGAACTGTGTGCGGTGGTCCGGCAACGGGCTGATGCTGGCGTCCGGCGGGGACGACAAGCTGGTCATGATCTGGAAAAAGACGCTCAGTGGCAGCGGGGGCGGCATCGGTGCgttcggtggcggcggcggcaagtCCGTCGAGCACTGGCGCTGCATTTCCACGCTCCGGGGGCACGCCGGGGACGTGCTGGATCTGGCCTGGTCGCCGCAGGACCGATGGATTGCGAGCTGCAGCGTGGACAACACGATCATCGTGTGGGATGCGCAACAGTTTCCCAAAATTGTGCATGTGCTCAAGGGACACACCGGTTTGGTGAAGGGCGTCACGTGGGATCCGGTCGGTAAGTTTGTCGCATCGCAGAGCGACGACCGCTCGCTGAAGGTGTGGAAAACGACCGACTGGAGCTGCTTCAAGACGATCACCGAACCATTCGAAGAGTGTGGCGGCACGACGCACATTCTGCGGCTGTCCTGGTCGCCGGACGGGCAGTATCTGGTATCCGCGCACGCGATGAACGGGGGCGGCCCGACGGCGCAAATCATCGAGCGGGACGGCTGGAAGTGCGATAAGGATTTCGTGGGCCACCGGAAGGCGGTCACGTGCGTGCGATTTCACAACTCGATCCTGAAGCGGTCGGCGCCGAAAACGAACAAGCTGCAGCAGTACTGCTGCCTGGCGGTGGGAGCACGCGACCGCAGCCTGTCCATCTGGCTGACGGCACTGCAGCGACCGCTGGTCGTTATACACGATCTGTTTCAGGACTCGATACTGGACCTGTCCTGGAGCTGTGACGGGTACACGCTGCTTACGTGCAGTGGGGACGGCCACATTGCCTGCCTGCAGTTTACCGCCCAGGAGCTGGGCACACCGCTCTCCGAGGAGGACAAAAACATACTGTACCAGCGGATGTACGGGAAGAATGCCAACATTGACCTCACGGCCCAGGCCGAGAAGGAGATGATAGTGGAAAACTCCGATTTCTTAAACGTCTCCAAAAGCAACCCCCTGCCACCGACCCTTatcccgcagcagcagcagcagcagccgcagctggGAGGCATGCGTCAGGATGGCGCTGGTAAAGTGGTCCAGCCGGCGTCCCAACCTGCTGCCGCCATTAAATCTTCCTCCAGCCTAGCGGCACCCACACCCATTCTGAAGCAAATCGAGACGAAAACGGCCGACGGCAAGCGTCGCATCACGCCCATGTTCATACCACTGAACGACGACAACGGACCAGCGTCACACGCCACCAACAACATCATGCCCTCGTCGATCGAGTTTGGCAGCAAATCGAGCGAAACGTCGACCGTTGAGATAAAGCAGCGCGCCCACGAAGAGCCAACCATCATTCCGCCTCCCGCAGAACGTGCCACCGGTGAGCCGACGTCCAAGTTGGACAATCGGTTGAAGAAAATGGCTACAGCACCGCCTCAGAAAGCTGAACCGATGACTGTTCCGACCgacccgcagcagcagcagcagcagcagctttccgCTCCCTCTAGCACGATTCAACCGGCAGCGAATCAGAAGCTGATGGACCGGACGCGACAACCCGCGACGTACCCAACGGGCAAAGCGACCGTCATCCAGGGCCATTCGTTCAAAGCGTTTGGCGAGGTACGGGTACAGATACAGAACAACACGGTCAAGACGTCGTACGGCACGCTGTCCCGGGTGGTTGGGGTGGTCGTAACCGCTCAGCGAGTGGAGAGAAAGCTCTGGGAAACGGTCGTCGGGTCGCCGATCGTTTGCTTTGCCGTTGGGGCGAAGTATGCGATCGTATGCAGCCAGGACCATACGATCCGGATGGTGGACATCAAGACGGGCACGCCGGTCTTTCCCGTGCTCAGTCTCACGAGCCCGGCCGTACTGAGCGCTTTT AGCTCCAACTCACAGCTGGCTGGCGTTGTTACCGAAAGTGGCATACTGAGAATTTGGAGCGTGCCGGAAAAAGCGGTCCTACTATCGACTAGCTGTGCAGAGATCATGAGCGGAA GTTTCGTAACAATTCTTCACGTATCGGATAAGGGAATGCCGTTCATTGTGCTGTCGAATGGGTCGTCTTACAGCTACTGCCGCAAGCTCGACAGCTGGATGCTAATCAATTCGTCCGATCCGGTCATACGGCACGGTTTGATCGGCAACAAAACCAACGCCCCGGTGCGCAACATTAAAACGTACCCCCTCTCAACGATACAATCGTACGGCAGCTTTTCCGGCCCGAAAACGAACAGCTTTGCCGAATT ACACTCCGCCTCCTGGCAAACGTCCGCCGCGATAGCGTTCATCGAAAATCAAATCAAGATCTGCGAAATGATTGCGTCGCCGGCCGAGCTGAAGTACTGGTACTCGATGCTGGGCTTCCAGCTGGCACTGAACGGCAGCGAGGAGAAGATACGCCAGGTGCTGGACGATCTGCTCGGAGCCTCGCACAACAGCCTCGACCCTTGTCGGACACTGGCCGGCGACGATGCGGACGACCGGTCGGTGCTCGGTATCTCGAAGCAGCTGCTGATGGAGGACGTGCTGAATCACCTGAAAACGCAAACCAAATGGCAGCGCATCTACACCGAGTATCTGGACCAGCTAAAATTCCTCAAGGAGCGGGATGGCGGCCGAGACAAACCACTGATGGAGTAG
- the LOC120955288 gene encoding cytidine deaminase-like: MNNNINGTVDGQTVVEYSTVDSSVKELIEAAIQVRNNAYCPYSNFPVGAALRTTTGEIVTGCNVENGTFGPSVCAERTAVCKAISEGHREFTAVAVAAYQENEFTAPCGTCRQTLAEFSAKDIPIYLVKPAPVRVMITSLFKLLPHAFSPTFLNNK; encoded by the exons ATGAACAACAACATTAACGGAACGGTGGACGGACAAACGGTGGTCGAATATTCTACCGTAG ATAGTTCCGTGAAGGAGCTGATCGAGGCGGCTATTCAGGTGCGCAACAATGCCTACTGCCCGTACAGCAACTTTCCCGTCGGGGCGGCGCTACGCACCACCACGGGCGAGATCGTGACCGGCTGCAACGTGGAGAATGGCACGTTCGGGCCGTCCGTGTGCGCCGAGCGGACGGCCGTTTGTAAAGCGATCAGCGAAGGACATCGGGAG TTTACCGCCGTCGCTGTGGCGGCTTATCAGGAGAATGAATTTACGGCCCCCTGCGGTACCTGCCGTCAGACACTGGCGGAATTCAGCGCCAAAGATATCCCCATCTATCTAGTCAAGCCTGCGCCGGTAAGGGTCATGATAACGTCGCTGTTCAAACTGCTGCCACACGCCTTTTCGCCCACCTTCCTGAACAACAAGtaa
- the LOC120955292 gene encoding uncharacterized protein LOC120955292, whose product MYVWVKSVVYLAIFGGVGYGLLELTTPSEDKLKQFRQPGLEAEEKGKKALFMKKIQEASREEPIYLKKKSD is encoded by the coding sequence ATGTATGTTTGGGTAAAATCTGTAGTGTACCTTGCAATCTTTGGCGGCGTCGGATACGGCCTGCTGGAGCTGACGACACCGAGCGAGGATAAGCTAAAGCAGTTCCGCCAGCCGGGCCTGGAAGCGGAGGAAAAGGGCAAGAAGGCACTGTTTATGAAGAAGATCCAGGAGGCTAGCCGCGAGGAGCCAATTTATCTGAAGAAAAAGAGCGACTAA
- the LOC120958162 gene encoding acetylcholine receptor subunit alpha-like 1 isoform X2, with protein MAQTVGKYMCVALFVLVTVALGQVVAQSEGAAVWAPTWADTLKKDLLKGYDPSIRPSQHYNVTTVETGITITHVEINEIKSTLSVYGWMKFSWNDPKLTWNPASYGNLNVVRWDPTIVWRPDVVLYNNAGGSDQHHYGDTNVLVYSEGKVLWVPPTEYHAFCELNMRLWPFDYQKCIVKIGSWTFDGYMLNLTIGSEPQIETLVSNSEWKIAKIAVERNTRYYPCCTEPYIDITYNVTLQRQSDTHRAIVIVPALVIMILALSVFWLPLDAGERIITNGILALMVTIYLVYFAQQLPAISGHTPLIVIFFSNTLLLTAFSTIICVIVMNLSKAKHQQSLPGLLKRLAGCVGPFVGVGKKHFSFSDKGNVALESSVDHEWSKFGLVLNRLSFVVYCVIFIICAFYSF; from the exons ATGGCCCAAACAGTGGGAAAGTACATGTGCGTGGCATTGTTTGTGCTGGTGACGGTTGCATTGGGTCAGGTGGTGGCCCAAAGTG AAGGAGCCGCTGTGTGGGCCCCAACCTGGGCGGATACTCTGAAGAAGGACCTGCTGAAGGGTTACGATCCTTCGATTCGCCCTTCGCAGCACTACAATGTGACGACGGTCGAGACTGG CATCACCATTACGCACGTGGAGATAAACGAAATCAAATCGACCCTTTCGGTGTACGGATGGATGAAGTTT TCCTGGAATGATCCCAAACTGACGTGGAATCCGGCCAGCTATGGAAATTTGAACGTCGTCCGCTGGGATCCGACGATCGTGTGGCGGCCGGACGTAGTACTGTACAACAATGCCGGTGGTTCGGATCAGCATCACTACGGCGACACCAACGTGCTGGTGTACAGTGAGGGAAAGGTCCTGTGGGTTCCACCGACCGAGTACCATGCGTTCTGCGAGCTCAACATGCGTCTGTGGCCTTTCGACTACCAGAAATGTATTGTCAAGATTGGATCCTGGACATTCGACGGGTACATGCTGAACCTTACCATCGGTAGCGAGCCTCAG ATCGAAACACTGGTCAGCAACTCGGAGTGGAAGATTGCCAAAATCGCAGTTGAGCGTAACACCCGCTACTACCCGTGCTGCACCGAGCCGTACATCGACATTACGTACAACGTGACGCTCCAGCGCCAATCCGACACGCACCGGGCCATCGTGATTGTACCGGCGCTGGTTATCATGATACTGGCACTGTCCGTGTTCTGGCTGCCGCTGGACGCCGGGGAACGCATCATCACCAACGGCATCCTGGCGCTGATGGTTACGATCTATCTGGTGTACTTTGCCCAGCAGCTGCCGGCCATTTCCGGGCACACGCCACTGATTGTTATATTCTTCAgcaacacgctgctgctgaccgCGTTCAGTACGATCATTTGTGTGATCGTGATGAACCTGTCCAAAGCTAAGCATCAGCAAAGTCTGCCGGGTCTGCTGAAACGTTTGGCCGGCTGTGTCGGACCGTTCGTCGGTGTCGGCAAGAAGCACTTTAGCTTCAGCGACAAGGGCAACGTGGCGCTTGAGAGTAGCGTCGATCATGAGTGGAGTAAGTTCGGGCTGGTGCTAAACCGTCTGTCGTTTGTTGTGTATTGcgttattttcatcatttgcGCTTTCTATAGCTTCTAG
- the LOC120955287 gene encoding non-structural maintenance of chromosomes element 3 homolog has protein sequence MPRPSQSQSQRSSTADRPNATQEVDEAHLITCMVKTILNLSINKSIIKRSDISHIALKGDSRLYTRLMPEVLFELESVYGYQLVDVESKGQKAMILCSTFETSSLDELSESYRRRYTFLFLILGYIFMKNGAVPEALLWDFLHSVGIEEQQEHECFGDPRKQFELFIKQAYLTRTKQSVEGMPEESVFLSWGVRAKHEVSKKAVLDAICKLMNRKPTDFKTQYIETQAETSESVEDDMDESE, from the exons ATGCCACGACCGTCGCAATCTCAAAGCCAAAGATCATCGACTGCGGATCGCCCGAATGCAACGCAAGAGGTCGACGAAGCACATCTCATCACCTGTATGGTAAAAACGATCCTGAATCTCTCGATCAACAAATCGATCATTAAGCGAAGCGATATTAGTCACATCGCCCTAAAAGGGGACAGCCGACTGTACACCAGACTCATGCCGGAAGTGCTGTTTGAGCTGGAATCG GTCTATGGCTACCAGCTGGTCGACGTCGAAAGCAAGGGCCAAAAGGCGATGATCCTGTGCTCCACCTTCGAGACGAGCTCGCTGGACGAGCTGAGCGAAAGCTATCGCCGCCGGTACACCTTTCTGTTTCTCATACTGGGCTACATCTTCATGAAGAACGGGGCCGTGCCGGAAGCTTTGCTGTGGGATTTTTTGCATTCGGTCGGCATCgaggagcagcaggagcaCGAGTGCTTCGGGGACCCGCGCAAGCAGTTCGAGCTGTTCATCAAACAGGCGTACCTGACGCGCACCAAGCAATCGGTCGAAGGCATGCCCGAGGAAAGCGTCTTCCTGAGCTGGGGCGTGCGGGCGAAACACGAGGTGTCGAAGAAGGCGGTACTGGATGCGATCTGCAAGCTGATGAACCGCAAACCGACCGACTTCAAAACGCAATACATCGAGACGCAAGCGGAAACGAGCGAGTCGGTGGAGGACGATATGGACGAGTCAGAATAA